The proteins below come from a single Streptococcus porcinus genomic window:
- a CDS encoding BglG family transcription antiterminator, translating into MNNRQKDLAITLLEQNSFMSAAQLAKTHQVSSKTIYSDLKELQDLFLTNDLFLTKVPRHGILVEGEGAHKAKLLASLRSQNELSINYKDYSEREARYLYKLILEADKQSVLDLALSFFLSETSVRRDLEKLEHYLRENKLLLSKQMGDVQIKGSEKDIRHFYRTYLISNYQLMSPQEDIKKTLSSIFPVEQVTDICDMIAKSTALYAFSIPSHLEIYLILDLLIASNRIRRQHCLKETSIEEDLKYLEVYPLASDLLSQALSIPVERLPDKDIKDICLTILSLGYVTIPDDKHEFHILTKHLIQKVSELSGIDFQADQYLYEKIANHMRPMIYRLKNGIRLENQTTEEIKKRYSILFNIVWLATKTVADNYQIAFLDSEIAFLTIYFQIAVEKIEKPLLIYVICPHGLATSELIINALKRVISPYDYLKKIDYTQITSHEAKKADMIISSVELSHIEEPYILVSPVLSQLEMEKIRDVYYSMVNGNRKTLSVINNHDVVNQSLISDLIGQRIYLHQDCQSLEECIQYLVEHNDTNYNHSSAYRKSIMQRESLGSTSVYTGIALPHASPDTVEVSQLSLLTLKNPIQWGTNQVGVIMLIAIKGGEEEVYKDALIHIYSKIDNQNFIRRLAQASTKNDFMRVLLGKER; encoded by the coding sequence TTCCTAGACATGGGATTCTCGTAGAAGGTGAAGGTGCTCATAAGGCTAAATTACTTGCAAGTTTAAGAAGTCAAAATGAATTAAGCATCAATTATAAGGATTATTCAGAACGCGAAGCACGTTACCTTTACAAACTAATTTTGGAGGCCGATAAACAGTCTGTTTTAGATTTAGCCCTATCCTTTTTCTTGAGTGAAACTTCTGTTAGACGGGACTTGGAAAAACTAGAACACTATTTACGAGAAAATAAGTTGCTTTTATCTAAGCAAATGGGCGATGTTCAGATTAAGGGGAGTGAGAAAGATATCCGTCATTTTTACCGTACTTATCTTATTTCGAACTATCAGTTAATGTCTCCTCAGGAAGATATTAAAAAGACTCTTTCTTCAATTTTTCCTGTAGAGCAGGTGACTGACATTTGTGACATGATTGCCAAATCTACGGCTTTGTATGCTTTCTCAATTCCTAGTCATTTGGAAATCTATCTCATTTTAGATCTTCTGATTGCAAGTAATCGGATTAGACGACAACACTGTTTAAAGGAAACAAGTATTGAGGAAGATTTGAAGTACCTTGAAGTCTACCCTTTAGCAAGTGACTTGTTGAGTCAGGCTTTGTCCATACCAGTTGAGAGGTTGCCAGATAAGGATATTAAAGATATATGTCTAACCATTTTATCACTAGGTTATGTTACCATTCCGGATGATAAACATGAATTTCATATTTTAACTAAACACTTAATTCAGAAGGTTAGTGAACTGTCTGGTATTGATTTCCAAGCTGATCAGTACCTCTATGAAAAAATTGCAAACCATATGCGACCGATGATTTACCGCTTAAAAAATGGTATTCGTTTAGAAAATCAGACCACTGAAGAAATTAAAAAGCGTTACTCGATACTCTTCAACATTGTATGGCTAGCCACTAAGACGGTGGCAGACAACTATCAAATAGCTTTTTTAGATTCGGAAATTGCTTTTTTGACAATTTATTTCCAAATTGCTGTCGAAAAAATTGAAAAGCCCTTATTAATTTATGTTATTTGTCCTCATGGATTAGCCACTTCTGAACTCATTATCAATGCACTAAAACGAGTGATTTCTCCCTATGACTATCTCAAAAAGATAGATTATACTCAAATCACAAGCCATGAAGCCAAAAAAGCAGATATGATTATTAGTTCGGTGGAATTGAGTCATATTGAAGAACCTTACATACTAGTTAGTCCGGTTCTTAGTCAATTGGAGATGGAAAAAATACGAGATGTCTATTACTCCATGGTCAATGGAAACAGGAAAACCCTTTCTGTTATCAATAATCATGATGTTGTGAATCAGTCACTTATCTCAGATTTAATAGGGCAGCGTATCTATTTACATCAAGATTGCCAATCACTGGAAGAATGTATTCAATATCTTGTGGAACACAACGATACTAACTATAATCATTCGTCAGCATACAGAAAGTCTATTATGCAACGAGAGTCTTTAGGAAGCACTAGTGTCTATACTGGAATTGCTCTGCCACATGCCAGTCCGGATACTGTTGAAGTATCACAATTAAGCCTTCTAACCCTAAAGAACCCGATTCAATGGGGGACTAATCAAGTTGGCGTAATTATGTTAATTGCTATTAAAGGTGGAGAAGAAGAGGTCTACAAGGATGCACTTATCCATATCTATTCGAAAATTGATAATCAGAATTTTATTAGAAGGTTGGCACAAGCTAGCACTAAGAATGACTTTATGCGTGTATTATTAGGAAAGGAACGTTAA
- a CDS encoding PTS sugar transporter subunit IIA, which produces MDENLIFLQVSGIETAEEALTYLGTRLREQRFVKDTFVSAIIERENIFPTGLQFEDYGVALPHTDAKHVTQTQVAVMTLEKPVTFTQMASKDQEVAVQLIVMLAIKEAHSQLEMLQTLMGVLQDRDLVHDILACRADQQDQVLKLLSSHNIL; this is translated from the coding sequence ATGGATGAAAATTTAATATTTTTACAGGTTTCAGGTATAGAAACGGCAGAAGAAGCTTTGACATACCTGGGAACCCGTCTTCGAGAACAGCGATTTGTTAAAGATACATTTGTTTCGGCAATTATTGAGCGCGAAAATATTTTTCCGACGGGCTTGCAATTTGAAGACTACGGAGTTGCTTTACCTCATACGGATGCCAAACATGTCACTCAAACGCAGGTAGCAGTAATGACCTTAGAAAAGCCAGTTACCTTTACTCAAATGGCAAGCAAAGATCAGGAAGTTGCTGTTCAGTTAATCGTCATGTTGGCAATCAAAGAGGCACATTCTCAGTTGGAAATGTTACAAACCTTGATGGGGGTGTTACAAGATAGAGACTTAGTTCATGATATTTTAGCTTGTCGTGCTGACCAGCAAGATCAAGTATTAAAATTGTTATCATCACATAATATATTATAG
- a CDS encoding PTS galactitol transporter subunit IIC, translating to MFDILQKFIDLGAIVVLPILIFIFGLLLGTPARKAFNAGVTVGIGFVGLNLVVELLSGSLGKAAQAMVERFGLQLTTLDVGWPAAAAISYGTLLGSLAIPVGIAVNVLLLFIGWTKTLMVDMWNFWHAAFVASLVYAVTHDFALGLYAMIAYQVMIYLLADIIAPAIKKFYGFPNITFPHGTSAPGFLVAIPLNWIFDRIPGFNKIQADPDTIQKKFGIFGESTVMGLIIGLVIGILAGYDLQGISQLAVKTAAVMLLMPRMVSILMEGLSPISEAANSFVQKRFPGREVNIGMDSALSVGHPAVLSSSLILVPITILLAVILPGNKTLPFGDLATIPFVVCLMAAVFRGNIIRTVIGGSLYMISILYITSWAAPLVTASAKAAKFNLDGHSSITAMAEGGLWPTGLFIFAANHLPWLIISLILIASLAGLFYVNKVTKETKEV from the coding sequence ATGTTTGATATCTTACAAAAGTTTATTGATTTAGGCGCAATTGTCGTTCTCCCTATCTTAATCTTCATCTTCGGGCTTTTGCTAGGAACCCCAGCTCGCAAAGCTTTTAATGCGGGTGTTACAGTTGGGATTGGTTTTGTTGGTTTGAATTTAGTTGTTGAACTTTTATCAGGAAGCTTGGGTAAAGCTGCCCAAGCAATGGTGGAACGTTTTGGCTTACAATTAACAACGCTTGACGTTGGCTGGCCAGCAGCGGCAGCAATTTCTTACGGGACACTATTAGGAAGTTTAGCTATTCCGGTTGGAATAGCAGTCAATGTTTTACTCTTATTTATTGGCTGGACAAAAACCTTGATGGTTGATATGTGGAACTTTTGGCATGCGGCCTTTGTAGCATCTTTAGTGTATGCAGTGACTCATGATTTTGCTTTAGGTCTCTATGCTATGATTGCTTATCAGGTGATGATTTATCTGCTGGCAGATATTATTGCACCAGCAATTAAGAAATTTTATGGTTTTCCAAACATAACCTTCCCCCACGGAACTTCAGCACCAGGTTTTCTTGTGGCTATTCCTTTAAATTGGATTTTTGATCGTATCCCTGGTTTTAACAAAATTCAAGCTGACCCTGATACCATTCAAAAGAAATTTGGAATTTTTGGTGAAAGCACTGTTATGGGCTTAATTATTGGGCTAGTGATTGGTATATTAGCAGGTTATGACCTTCAAGGGATTTCTCAATTAGCGGTGAAAACTGCTGCTGTTATGCTCTTAATGCCTCGTATGGTCTCCATTTTAATGGAAGGCTTGTCACCTATTTCAGAAGCGGCCAATAGTTTTGTACAAAAACGTTTCCCTGGTCGGGAAGTCAACATCGGGATGGACTCAGCTTTATCAGTAGGTCATCCAGCTGTTCTTTCAAGTTCGTTAATTCTTGTTCCTATTACAATTTTACTCGCTGTTATTCTACCTGGTAACAAAACGTTACCATTTGGGGATTTAGCTACTATTCCATTTGTTGTTTGTTTAATGGCAGCTGTTTTTAGAGGCAATATCATCCGAACTGTTATTGGTGGTTCATTGTATATGATTTCTATTTTGTATATTACATCTTGGGCAGCGCCTCTTGTAACAGCTTCTGCAAAAGCTGCTAAGTTTAATCTTGATGGGCATTCTAGCATTACAGCTATGGCAGAGGGAGGACTTTGGCCGACAGGACTCTTCATTTTTGCGGCCAATCATTTACCATGGCTAATTATTAGTCTTATCTTAATAGCTTCCTTAGCAGGATTGTTTTACGTCAATAAAGTTACTAAAGAGACAAAAGAGGTTTAA
- a CDS encoding PTS sugar transporter subunit IIB has protein sequence MKKLLVMCGSGIATSTVVMGKVKTWLEENGYDKDVKLYQSKIAEEVNHIDDYDIVISTTVVPESVQDKVIMGLPLLTGIGADALWEEVKKEIEA, from the coding sequence ATGAAAAAATTATTAGTTATGTGTGGTTCTGGTATTGCGACATCAACAGTTGTTATGGGAAAGGTCAAAACCTGGCTAGAAGAAAATGGTTATGACAAAGATGTTAAGCTTTATCAATCAAAAATTGCGGAAGAAGTTAATCATATTGATGATTATGATATTGTTATTTCAACAACGGTTGTTCCAGAGAGTGTTCAGGATAAGGTAATTATGGGATTGCCTTTGTTAACTGGTATTGGTGCAGATGCTCTATGGGAAGAGGTTAAAAAAGAAATCGAGGCATAA
- a CDS encoding class II fructose-bisphosphate aldolase produces MKVSMSALLKEAQKQDFAVPAMNFIDFSSAKAYSEASQEKGLPLILAFAQTHNDWLALEDAAMIGRYIQEKASTPIVLHLDHGQDLAFIKRAIKLGFNSVMIDASLETFDDNVRLTREVVDYAHARGVDVEAEIGFVGANENLENHQVIESIYTSLEDAQAFYQKTNVDSLAISIGTAHGIYNGTPKINFERLAQISSQLPIPLVLHGGSSSGDANLKRCAREGIAKINIFSDVITAAFSYQQKHQVKDYPSLKQGMQRAMKEVLLRYYDVFETKEVLSDESKCQS; encoded by the coding sequence ATGAAAGTAAGTATGTCAGCTCTCTTAAAAGAGGCGCAAAAGCAAGATTTTGCGGTTCCAGCCATGAACTTCATTGACTTTTCAAGTGCAAAAGCTTATTCAGAAGCTAGTCAAGAAAAGGGACTGCCTCTTATCTTAGCCTTTGCTCAGACTCACAATGATTGGCTGGCTTTAGAGGATGCGGCCATGATAGGGCGTTATATCCAAGAAAAAGCCAGTACGCCCATAGTTTTACATTTAGATCACGGTCAGGATTTGGCCTTTATTAAAAGAGCCATTAAGTTAGGATTTAATTCCGTGATGATTGATGCTTCCTTAGAAACCTTTGATGATAATGTCAGACTAACAAGAGAAGTAGTTGATTATGCTCATGCTAGGGGTGTTGATGTTGAAGCCGAAATAGGTTTTGTAGGAGCTAATGAAAATTTGGAAAACCATCAGGTTATAGAGTCCATATATACAAGTTTAGAGGACGCGCAAGCATTCTATCAAAAGACAAACGTTGACAGTTTAGCTATCTCTATTGGTACCGCTCATGGCATCTATAATGGAACCCCTAAAATTAATTTTGAAAGGTTAGCACAAATTTCTAGTCAGCTTCCTATTCCTCTCGTTTTACATGGAGGCTCCTCTTCAGGTGATGCTAACTTGAAGAGATGTGCGCGTGAAGGCATTGCCAAAATAAATATTTTTTCCGATGTTATTACTGCGGCATTTTCCTATCAACAAAAGCATCAAGTTAAAGACTATCCAAGCCTAAAACAAGGAATGCAAAGGGCAATGAAAGAAGTCCTACTCCGTTATTATGACGTTTTTGAAACTAAGGAGGTTTTGAGCGATGAAAGCAAGTGTCAATCCTAA
- a CDS encoding triose-phosphate isomerase: MKASVNPNFFVFNPKSYLYGQELLDLALMADQLADQDVSIFVTAPYTDLGQLAEHTEHIIVTAQHLDGISPGRGMGAVLPDALVEVGVKAVFLNHAEHPMTLSQLIRALTICQEKEIVSIVCADSVEEARAIAVLKPDIILCEPTELIGTGKTSGNDYIEETNKAIKELHPECLVMQAAGISSAGDVYQTILAGADGTGCTSGIVKAENPKQMLIDMVKAVKSAIQER, translated from the coding sequence ATGAAAGCAAGTGTCAATCCTAATTTTTTCGTCTTTAATCCCAAATCTTATCTTTATGGACAGGAACTTTTGGACCTCGCATTAATGGCAGATCAATTAGCAGATCAAGATGTCAGCATTTTTGTAACAGCACCATATACGGATTTAGGCCAATTGGCTGAGCATACAGAGCATATCATTGTCACAGCTCAGCATTTAGATGGCATCTCTCCAGGAAGAGGTATGGGAGCTGTTTTGCCAGACGCCTTAGTAGAGGTTGGTGTCAAAGCTGTTTTCTTAAATCATGCGGAACATCCTATGACTTTGAGTCAACTTATCAGAGCCTTAACTATTTGCCAAGAAAAGGAGATTGTTTCCATTGTTTGTGCAGACTCTGTTGAAGAAGCTCGCGCAATAGCAGTCTTAAAACCAGATATTATCTTGTGTGAGCCAACAGAACTCATTGGAACAGGAAAAACAAGTGGGAACGACTATATTGAAGAAACAAATAAAGCTATTAAGGAGCTTCATCCGGAATGTTTGGTTATGCAGGCGGCAGGTATCAGTAGTGCTGGAGATGTTTACCAAACCATATTAGCAGGCGCGGACGGGACAGGTTGTACGAGTGGGATTGTTAAAGCTGAAAATCCAAAACAGATGCTAATCGATATGGTTAAAGCTGTCAAATCAGCAATTCAAGAAAGGTAG
- a CDS encoding YjbQ family protein, which produces MTVYQSQFSLNTHAQRDSYFDVTSQVREALAESHIQNGMVYVTTPHTTCAIFFEEWTHDSDMNGDDFLNLDLSQALERIFPPHTSSETYHYPGEAHYRAVESWPNPEQWLPGGDRRALWNADAHLKASLIGASEMVPVKQNSLAIGKTGYIYFVDFDRTRERERRVQVTIIGD; this is translated from the coding sequence ATGACGGTTTATCAATCTCAATTTAGTCTTAATACTCATGCACAGCGAGATTCTTATTTTGATGTGACCTCTCAAGTGAGAGAGGCTCTAGCGGAAAGCCATATTCAAAATGGGATGGTCTATGTGACGACACCACATACAACTTGCGCGATTTTCTTTGAGGAATGGACACATGATAGTGATATGAATGGAGATGATTTTCTTAATTTAGACTTATCACAAGCCTTGGAGAGGATTTTCCCTCCTCACACTTCTTCAGAAACCTATCACTATCCTGGAGAAGCCCATTATCGCGCTGTTGAATCTTGGCCCAATCCGGAACAATGGTTACCAGGGGGAGATCGTAGAGCATTATGGAATGCTGATGCCCATCTTAAAGCTAGCCTGATTGGAGCAAGTGAGATGGTTCCGGTAAAGCAAAATAGCTTAGCTATTGGTAAAACGGGATATATTTATTTTGTTGATTTTGACCGAACACGTGAAAGAGAGCGGCGTGTTCAGGTAACCATCATTGGTGATTAA
- a CDS encoding S66 family peptidase — MIKTVGIVSLSSGILGEKLVKHELDLGLKRLKDYGLEVKFLPNALKGLDYLKKHPEVRADDFIQAFKDDDIDLILCAIGGDDTYRLLPYLFANKELEQVVKQKVFLGFSDTTINHLMLYKVGIKTFYGQSFLADICELDKKMLPYTEHYFSELLQTGRISEIRPSHIWYEERQDFSDNALGTHRIAHTNSGFELLKGKSKFSGKILGGCLESLYDIFDNSRYEDSAELCKRYQLFPSLEEWRGKILFLETSEEKPSPKQHRQMLEKLKETGIFSVINGLLVGKPQDEPHYEAYKENLLEIIDIDIPIVYNLNIGHATPRAILPFGCIADVNVEEQVITFR, encoded by the coding sequence ATGATTAAAACAGTTGGAATTGTTAGCCTTTCAAGTGGTATTCTAGGGGAAAAATTAGTTAAGCATGAGTTGGACCTTGGCCTTAAACGTCTTAAAGATTATGGCTTAGAAGTTAAGTTCTTGCCTAATGCTCTAAAAGGATTGGATTATCTTAAGAAACACCCCGAAGTGCGTGCAGACGATTTTATCCAAGCTTTTAAGGATGACGACATTGATCTGATTCTTTGTGCTATTGGTGGAGATGATACTTACCGTCTCTTGCCTTATTTGTTTGCTAATAAGGAATTAGAGCAGGTGGTAAAACAAAAAGTATTTTTAGGTTTTTCTGATACGACAATCAATCACCTCATGCTTTATAAAGTTGGTATTAAAACTTTTTATGGACAATCCTTTCTTGCAGATATTTGTGAACTAGACAAGAAAATGTTACCTTATACAGAGCATTATTTTAGCGAGCTTTTGCAAACAGGAAGGATTTCAGAGATCCGACCAAGCCATATATGGTATGAGGAAAGACAGGATTTTAGTGACAATGCCCTAGGCACGCACCGAATTGCTCACACGAATTCAGGATTTGAATTACTTAAAGGTAAGTCAAAATTTTCTGGTAAAATATTAGGAGGTTGCTTAGAATCTCTTTATGATATCTTTGACAACAGCCGCTATGAGGATAGTGCAGAGCTGTGCAAAAGGTATCAGCTCTTTCCTTCTCTAGAAGAGTGGCGGGGAAAAATTCTCTTTCTAGAAACTAGTGAAGAAAAACCTAGCCCTAAACAACATCGTCAAATGTTAGAAAAACTAAAAGAGACAGGAATCTTCAGTGTTATCAATGGCTTATTGGTCGGTAAGCCTCAAGATGAACCTCACTATGAAGCCTATAAAGAAAATCTCTTAGAAATTATTGATATAGATATTCCAATAGTCTACAATCTCAATATAGGACACGCAACCCCACGTGCTATTCTGCCGTTTGGTTGTATAGCTGATGTTAATGTAGAAGAGCAAGTTATCACATTTAGATAG
- a CDS encoding sigma factor regulator N-terminal domain-containing protein yields MTTLKTNDPLAKLAQKRRRTTFLKTSLFSLLACLLALALSFKGLSSLTAKNGQKIYENYEQLAQIAYPNISYDSLYYFPSGQFTGKIHADRFKDLAGIPVPYSPYEAYYNLTGTYDSAPGDAFSSKTGLYDRGTRQKIPQFYNTHVRFTKSDIKTNPSQDLKQVSKIDNRLIEVAITFDRPYTYQEIKKKVPKTIKQNWYWIGTYTKLDTSQWSTAYQFGTNPENLETPHLFLQNMKKVYQNGSRISIGRVDIYSDLKKYLKKSKKVKSSDQLTFSGMILTGKSEDFKALKEQKWIYASSIGASIKNQEYYKLDTN; encoded by the coding sequence ATGACCACCTTAAAAACAAATGACCCTTTAGCTAAGCTAGCTCAAAAACGTCGAAGAACAACTTTCCTAAAAACAAGTCTTTTCAGTCTCTTAGCTTGCCTACTTGCCTTAGCCCTATCTTTTAAAGGTCTGAGCAGTTTGACGGCTAAGAATGGGCAAAAAATTTATGAAAACTATGAACAATTAGCCCAAATCGCCTATCCAAATATTTCTTACGATAGTCTTTACTATTTTCCAAGTGGTCAATTCACTGGTAAAATTCATGCTGATCGCTTTAAAGATTTAGCTGGCATACCAGTCCCTTACTCTCCTTATGAAGCTTATTACAATTTAACCGGGACCTATGACTCTGCGCCAGGAGACGCTTTCTCATCAAAAACTGGTCTCTATGACCGAGGAACACGACAAAAAATTCCACAATTTTACAATACACATGTTCGCTTTACTAAAAGTGATATCAAAACAAATCCCAGTCAAGATCTTAAGCAAGTTAGTAAAATAGACAATCGGCTCATTGAAGTAGCCATAACCTTTGACAGGCCATATACCTATCAAGAAATTAAAAAGAAAGTTCCTAAGACAATTAAACAAAATTGGTATTGGATTGGAACTTACACCAAACTAGACACTTCGCAATGGTCCACTGCTTACCAATTTGGGACCAATCCTGAAAATTTAGAAACACCCCACCTTTTTCTTCAAAATATGAAGAAAGTTTATCAAAATGGATCTAGAATCTCTATTGGCCGGGTTGATATCTATTCGGACTTGAAAAAATATCTAAAAAAATCCAAAAAGGTTAAAAGTAGCGACCAACTCACTTTTTCTGGCATGATTCTAACAGGAAAGTCAGAAGATTTTAAAGCTCTCAAGGAACAAAAGTGGATATATGCTTCAAGCATTGGTGCTAGCATCAAAAATCAAGAGTATTATAAATTAGACACCAACTAA
- a CDS encoding RNA polymerase sigma factor: MDYAQEIITYLVNSGISPHRAQDVTQDVFLQMLECNYSIPLEKIRAWMYRTAIRRYIDLYRRDKRYYDLLKRDFFSQQAVTLYDLEDYDDLYDAISQLNQKSRLLLDLYYFQGFSVKEIATITGYSQSNIKIRLMRTRHLLKKQLQMKGYPNDHLKNK, encoded by the coding sequence GGATTATGCTCAAGAAATTATCACCTATTTGGTCAATTCTGGGATTTCACCCCACCGTGCTCAAGATGTTACCCAAGATGTTTTCCTTCAAATGCTTGAATGTAATTATTCTATACCTTTGGAGAAAATCCGAGCTTGGATGTACCGCACAGCCATACGTCGCTACATTGATCTTTATCGGCGCGATAAACGCTACTATGATTTGCTTAAAAGAGACTTCTTTTCCCAACAAGCAGTCACCCTCTACGACTTGGAAGATTATGATGACTTGTATGACGCTATCAGTCAACTCAACCAAAAATCACGACTACTTTTAGACCTCTACTATTTTCAGGGATTTTCAGTTAAAGAAATAGCGACCATTACAGGTTATTCCCAAAGCAATATTAAAATCCGATTGATGCGGACACGACATCTTCTCAAAAAACAATTACAAATGAAAGGATATCCAAATGACCACCTTAAAAACAAATGA